CTACCCCTctcccaaggtacgtcacacaTTCCGCCTAACCCATTTTTCACCTGCACACTAACTGACTAGAGCGTCgtagtgtctttgcaggtgacaccctCTCCTTCCACAACGAGAGCTCGGCTACCCGGCTGACCGGATCCCAGCACGATCATGATCGAAGCGTTCCTAGCTCCACAAACTCCACCCAAACCGTCCGGTAACcattcaaaagaacaaaaataaattctattttattttaccaatataaattttgaaaagaatatttgaaaactaaaaaaaattattaaaagaatatcAAAACGaaaccaaaaaatatatgatattagACATACATTTTCATATTAGATACATTTGTAGTATATAAGATGCATCATGCATGCATGTTTACCTCAAAACactaattaactattttcttttttttttactaaaaatgttTAACTTTTAGCTTTTGATGCGTATATTTGTACATATAAAATGCATCATACATGGATATAaatctaaatatataattattacaataattatGTTGACCGCAACTCTATAAGTTTAGGCCATTGACTACGTTAATTGCATTGTCAACTttagaataattattatttggcACAACTTTAGAATCAACCACTCAATTCTCGCcaaatcaactattatttttaaatcaacaaaaaaataaaatatacaaataaaaaactaaaaaatagaatccaataaATTTGTAACCTCCAAATACATTGAATTCATAttcctatatttattatatcttaccttataaataatacaataaatttataaccgtaacaattaatttattaatttttataaataactcaCCAAATGTAATAAACATCCATATTACAaatgtcataataatattattaatcataataaattttacattatAAGTATTTAAATTCTATACCATTTAAACTACATATATAAGTCTCTTATCACTATTCCTTCACATAACATCAAATttagcacaaaaaatttattttcgaactgCATATCTCAAACTTACTCAATagagcatcattctttcagAGCAGAACGATTAGATCTAATGGCCATGCAATGAGAATTTGATGATCAGGTATGACAAAAATAAATCACAACATGCATCATACATTCATCCTTCCTCAAATATCATATACCCCAAATACCATATACCTAATGATAACATAAATTGGATATTGGAATAGGAAAAGATCTTCACAATTTTAGCAACTATAAACGAAATTGATGACAAATTAGGATGGAACTGTGTTAAATGTAAAAAGTGTAAGAACAaagcatatataaaaaaagaaacaactaCATTTGTGGCACATGTAATCAAACACCACAATATCCAACAATAAGGTAACTCTATATACTTTTCATAATCTCATCTATCAAATTATTAGTTGCTAGCCCAATACTTATTTTAGGTTCAGAATTCAATTAAAGGTTTTAGATCAAAGTGTTACAACAACTTTTGTACTATTTGATGGCGACGCAAAAAATTTATTGGGCACAACTGCCTTAAATCTAATGACATTTCAGAAAAATAATGACATTGAAGCACCACCCCATCAAGAGATTAAGGAGAAAGAAAACCATACAAATTCAAGACACATCTTCGAAAGAAGAACATACATACAAAGATGGAACCAAATAACACAATGGAAAGTGcatcaaactcaacaattcaTAAAGAAAATGTCTTCGCAAGAACCTacgacaaaaagaagaaaacaccaactctaacaactaacaaaaaaaaaaggaggacgAGCGCCATATAAGATGACTAAGTCCATcaactaaaacaaataaaaatgtttaaaaatgtTTACAACTCCCATCCAAATTTTTTGTactacaaattatttaaaataaaataccttttaaatttaacttcaatttacacatatttaatttatttctacaaaacataacaatttttaatatttattatatactatcattAATTTACCGTCTTGCGCATCGCGCGGGTCTAGTTTAGACTTAATGGTGCAAAACAATTTATCACAATGGTGCAATATATAAACACCAAGGCAATTCACCGAATATAGTAGCATATGACACATTggaatcaaattcaaaaatcccaaaaattcaaatacatgTCTGCAACAGATTGTACAACATGAAATTTCTAGAAAACAGAAACCAACCAAAAGTCTCAATGTTCAAAAGTGTGGATtccaaaaagaaacaaagaagctAAGGTATTAAATTTTCCAACGCAATGGGTCACTTGCTCAATCGTGTTGTTGCTCGATTGCTTTCTGCATGAAGGTTTCAGTCTCAGCTGTTATCATGTTTTTTGAGTAATCAAATtataaagtatataaaaatcTTACTATTCCTGTCTTATTTCTCAGCATTATTCATCCCTGTGTTGTTGGGTCCATGGATAATCTGTATGAGAAGGTATGATATAACAGTATAACACATTAATAAGAATGACTGAATGAAGAATAAGAATATTGTAGAGAGAATGAAGAATGTTGTTGGATTACCAAATCCATGTGCGATCAACTTGAATGGCGGGAATGTGGGAGATTTTGGGCCAAATCTGTGGATCCTTCTTCTCGCATCGTTCGGCCAGCAAAGGGCTATCATAGATGCCGAGTTTTATTAGAGAGGCAGGCAGCTTTTCTCCCTCTATATTCTCCAACTTGACACAATAGTCAATACGCAGTTCCTGGAGGGAGGTGAGGTGGGCAAGTCCCTTGCATTCCAAAGTCCCCACACTGCTAAGGCCTTTAATTGTGAGGGACTCAAGGGAGGCAGGCAACCAACCTTCCTTTGGGAAGCTCTTCACACACTCACTGTAATCAGCAATTTCACAATAAAAGATAAGACTAGTAATCCCATGAAACTGCGGATGCATGAATGCTGCAGAGCTCACTAGTTTCTCGCTGTAGATGATTTCAAGATATCTCAGGCTACGGTGTGGATGCCCTGTATCAGACAAATCAATCTCTCGGCAATCCACTAATGAGAGTTTCTCAAGCTGAGGTGCTGCCATCCATAGCGTTGACACAGATTTCAAACTCCGACAAAAGAAGATATATAAAGAAAGGAGACAAGAAAGAGAGCGTGACACCACAAGAGACTCCATCTTTTGGAATTCGCTGATACTAACACTCACGAGATTTGGAAAGGCATCCAATAACGAGAAGGATGTATGTGAATCACAGCTGTTCCCTATGGATAGTTTCTGCAGCGAGTGATGTTGCCCATCCATTTCGAATTCAAATGATTCTCCACAATTCTCGATCGTCAACTCTTGTAGTGATGGGGGAATAGCACTCACTGGAAACAATATGTGGGAGGAAGAATCTGAGATGCATAAAGAAGTGAGGCAACTCAGTTGCATATGCATTATGGCCTTCACACCCGGCTCCACTTGACCGATTCCTCCAATTGATAGTTGACGCAGTAAAGGAGGTAGCTCTCTAATTCTCACTTCATTCCCGTATACAAATATGCTTAAAGAGGTCATTGCAGGAGCTTTTGGAACACAACACCTCAGCTGCCCGCAACTCTCAATAGTAAGTGATTGCAAAGATGGTAGATGATTGGGCAAATCTCGTATCAACATGGGACAACGCTGTATTGAAAACTCCCTAAGTCTCGGAAACGCATTGAACTCCAATGAACGCCACTCCTTCCAGTAAGGcattaaataaaacttaagagTTTCAAGCATTGGGAATGGTGGTGTCTCCAAACAAGATTCACCATTCTGGTTAAAGTAAAACTCAGCACCCACACTTTCCAGACTTTTAAAATGTGAAATTGATAGGTGCTTCAACGAGGGCAACTGTCCAAATGAAGGAAGCATACAGCAACTCCTGCAACCATCCAGTGTTATTTTGGTGATGTTGTGGTAGGAAGAATGTCCCACCCAATCTGGAAATCTTGTACCCCTGTAACCACCCATATATAACTCTTTCAAATTAGTGTGAGGTCTTAACTTGTCAAGTATATCTCTTTCCATTTCGGAATCAACTCTATTCTCTCTATGCCACGACCAACCCAACACCATAGAATCAATGCCATCCTTATCACACATTCTTGCCTCCAAAGCTTCACTGCTGTTCACCACATTCTCCAATTTCCAAATGGAAATTGATTTGTGTAGATCTGCAAGTGCTCCCAATTCTTTaatcttgttttcttcatgctttccaacaacaaaattacttaaaaacTGCAAACTTTTCAAATTGCTCATGCCTTTCGGCATCTCATACTGAAACCCAGTCCCATAAATATCAAGATGACGCAAATTTACAAGGTCTTTCATGCCAGCAGGTAGCATTATCAGACTCGTACAGATATTCAACTTCAAGGTCTGCAAATTGTATAGGTTACCCAATGACTCTGGCAATGTCACAATCTTGGTCTCAGAGATATCCAAGTAACGCAAATGAATCAACTCACCTATTGAATCAGGTACTGACTCAAGAGGAAAGCGTTTCAACGACAGCGCTCTCAGATACTTCAACTGTGACAACAAGATACAAGTTGCGTTTTCTATGTTAAATGGGATCCATGTCTCCAAATTGATTTCAAGAAATGTCCTTGTATGTTTTACTGTATCGCAAACTCCCAAAAGTTTTGAAATTGGATAATTACCTTTGGCATTATGTGACAAATGACGAGCTTTAATATCAACCTCAACTGCATTCCAAAGCTCTTCGGCTCTGAAATAGAATTCTCCAGCACATGTCATTGCTAAATCATGCACAAGATTATGCATCACAAATATCTTTTCACGGGAATTGTGAGGTTGGAAAAATGATCTCGCAattaattcatcaaaatattCACCACCAACTTCTTCCACAGTCTTTTTATCTACTGGTTGCAAAAAATTCTCAGCCATCCATAACAATATCAATTCATCCTTGCTAAATTCATAGTTCTTGGGATACAAGGAACAATAAATAAAGCACTGCTTCAAATATGaaggaagaaaataataacttaTTCTTAATGCTGGAACAACATTTGTCTTGTCATATGAAAGTTCCCAGATTTCACTCTTTAGTAAATGATTCCAAGACCTGATATCCGAATTTCCACGCAATAAGCCTCCAAGGGCTTGAGCTGCCAAGGGCAATCCATCACACCTCTTTACCATATCTCTGCCGATTTTTTCCAGGGTTGGATTCTCCAAAGAAATAGTTGAAAGACGTGCATGCTTTGAAAACACCAACCAACAATCTTCATCAGACAATGGACTCAGTTCATGAGGTGAAATAGTCTGCACTACAGAAGCCACATTTTTATTTCTAGTAGTTATGAGAATTTTACTTCCCTTAACCCCTTTCTGAAAAGGTTTTAGAAACCTATTCAAATCATCATAATTTTTATCCCATACATCGTCCAAGACAATGAAGAACTTTTTCCTCGACAACTCTTCTTTTAAATCATGCTGAAGTAAATTCAAATCTGTCAAGTCATAACGCCACGAAACTATTGCCTCAATTATAGTCTTGGTGACCTTGACAACATTAAACTCTTCCGACACACAAACCCAACCTCGAAAATCAAAACTCTCCTTCACTTTGTCATCGTGGTAAACCAACTGGGCCAAAGTAGTCTTTCCTATTCCGCCCATGCCCACAATGGGAATGACAGATAAATCAACATCagcagcatcatcatcatccaacaACAGTTTCAGTATGGCCTCCTTGTCTTCTTTCCTGCCACATATCTCCGGTGGTTCAACAAGACATGTGGATGGAATTCTCCATGACATGTCCAACTTTGCAACCTCCTTCAGAGGAAGTGAAATTTTGCCTGCTACGACAGTCTCTAGTCTTCGAACTATTTTTTCTATGTCACCAGTATCTTCTATATATGAATCAACAAGATGAGACCATGAAGAAGAGTTACCTGCATTCCTTTTAGTGGCAGCGATGGCGGCTTTAGTGGAGATCTCATCGAGCAAGTCATCGGCCATATAGAGAGCATCTTGAAGATCAACAAGCCACTCCTTCACTTTCTTGTCACTGAACTGCTTCAGCTCAGCATCATCAAGAGCAGGTCCAACATTATACAGACAATTCTGCAACCTTCCAAGCAACTCAAGGGCAGAGTGGTTTCCGTTGAGGACAGAGTCATCTTCAAACATTGAAGACAGGTTGTCCAAAACAAcctcaaccaagggagagaggTAAGCTCCCCCATAAGGTTTTGCAGCCATGGGTGAATCTCTAGTGCAGCAGATCAGATGGGatcagaacaaaaaaaaaagaaagaaaggtgatggatgaAAGGGTTGGCAGAGTCTCTCTATTACAAGAAGATTACAAtaatattctcttcttcttataaGGGAGAACACTTCCctctaaatatataaaaaaatatttatcaaaaaaattcttatacttttttctctattttctctatttgtTATCTAATGAgattatcaattttatattaaaactcTTCTCACCTTAACCACACAACAACTATAGGTGAATAATGTGTATTACTTTCCACCGTTAATGTTTAATGGCTTATAAGTAAGATAATTTTTCTCCTTTCATTTTGttagatttttatttcttttttcataaaaattaactTTACTATTTTTTAGATGAAGTTGACTTTGATGAGCTTTATGATCGTGTTCTGAGGTGATCACGCGGAATGCTAGGAAGCATTTGGGTACgccaccaaaaataaataaattacactatGTTTCCTTTTCAGTGATTTCAGAGGACAATTATTTGAGGTGATTTATTCTCAAGCTTAGACAGAATGGCAGAAAATGCTGGCTATTTCTGGTTTGAAGAAATCTTAGACAAAATGGCggaggaagaagagaatagaaagCAATGAAAAATGAATCTGAAGTTTGATTTAGAATTTGGAAAATTATTACTATATCCGGAAATTCATAACTAACTTCAACTAATTCTGTTTTGATAGCAGAATCTGGTTTCACATTATCTCTATGATGCTTCCAATACATCATGCCTAGTCCATCAACCAGATCAATTTGTTCAAGAAGTTAATACTTTCAGCATTTCAAAGTTTATCACTTttattttgtgtgtgtgtgtaataataataataataataataataataataataataataataataataataataataataataataataataataatttgtacaTATTATAGTGagtattcgaaaattgaaaTAACTATTTTGGTTTTTCTTAGTCTCTCTTATATTTGGTTTTTTTGTTCTTTCTAATTATTGGATAGAGTTAAACctgattcttttaattttttttactaattcttTAACAACTGAATTATAGTAATTCTTATCATATCTATTATCttgaataaaaagaataaatattttttttggtcttTGACCATTTATTCTAATGACAAAGTGTCTTTTTACAATTTGAAAATACTTGATCGGTCTCCAACCATCTCTATATTTGgtcaattttctaaaaatatttgttatacAGAAAGTGtacaaaattaagaaaatttagACATCTGTTaacaatttcttttaaaaaaagtaatgtTAAAacatatgttaaaaaaataacattacgaattttgaattatattaaccATTTTCTGATGAAAAATTCCATGGGATGTTGTTTTGAATGATACTCAGTGCTGCCTTCACATGTCTTCCtattttctatttcttctcttatttgATGGTTTGAGGAGGAAATTTCAACTTTTATTCATTGCCAAAGATCTTATTGTTACTATTTAACTTTTCACTTATATTTAGTGGGATAAACATAGTTGTTGCTGCATTattgactattttttttttatttttctaatgaaACATAcaattcttaatcaacaatGCACAATAAAATAGAGGGGGGGAAAATAAATACGTGTATGCAAAAGAATAATGGCCAAGGGATTAGAGTGGCAAATGATGAATTTACCCCAATAATACGTGTATTTAAGAGTGTGCTATGTATAAACCCCAATAACTAAAGCAAAAATGAATTTATCTGCTAAACTTTAGTTCGTGTGTCTGAAATTTCTTATCAAAtggtttagaaaaaaaaattaagagtaaCATACACATGAATCGAAATTCTAAaggtaaattttattttaccaaTAAGAAGGACTATATCAATATGATAATGGTCAATATTATGATGGCAATGAGGTCTGTTCCTGGTATTCCTTTGGCACTTCCTCAAGCTGGAGCTGATTGACCCTGCAGCAGATGTACGAATTGGCTCTGGCCACGTGGCTTTCTATGTGATCTAGTTGATCACCTTGTGATTGGACCGAAACAGGCATGTCCAACAACACTTGATGAAGCTCATTTGGGCTCCTTTTCTTAATCACTCTCATGCCTCTCTTGAATATCTTGGATTGTGTCCATGATTGTGGCTCTCCCTTGTTTGCTCAATAGCTTTCTGGAAGAAAGTTTCACATCTAAGTTATCATTTGAGTAATCAATGTTATTcgaacattatatatatatatatatttcttaagCACTTACATGAATGCAGTGATAGTGAGAAGTCCATTGTGTGTGAAAGTTTCTATCTTGGCAGGGACCTTGAATCTTGTCAGGAAATTTGTTGTCTTACTTCTCAGCATTCCCCTCTGCGTATTGCAATGATTGAGTATATTTCatgcagaaaaagaaaaaccataGCTGCAGAAGTTGTGACGTTAGCTCCATGGATAAGCTGTATGAGAAGTTACAAAGTGTTAACTGTGTGATTAAGGAATGACTGATATAAGACATTaataagaatgaagaagaagaatattgTAAACagaatgaagaatgaaaatatatataaagaaacaGTTACCTGTTGAAGTTGTTGGATTACAAAATCCATCTGTTATCAACTTGAATGCCGTGGATATGGGAGATTTTAGGCCAAACCTCAGGATCCTTCTTCTCGCACCGTTTACCCAGCAAAGGAGTCCCTTTGATGATGAGTTGTTTTAGAGAGGCAGGCAGCTTTTCTCCCTCAATATTCTTCAACTTGGAGCAATGATATATACTTAATTGTTGGAGGCAGTTGAGGTGGGCAAGTCCCTTGCATTCCAACGTCTCCACACTTTTAATGTTAAAAAGTCTGAGAGACTCAAGTGAGGCAGGCAACCAGCCTTCCTTTGGGAGGCACTTCACACTCTCCTTATATTCACCCAAAATGCGAAGATGAGTAAGCCCATAAAATTGCAAATTCATGAATGCTGCACAACTGATTAGTTTGGAGTAGTTGATGGTAAGAGATCTGAGGCTATGGTGTGGATGCCCATCCCCTGTAGGACACAATTCGATCTCTGGGCAATCCACTATTTTGAGATCCTCTAGCTGAGGTGCTGCCATCCACAGCGTCGACACTGACTTCAAACTCTGACAACTGGATATATGTAAAGAACGGAGACATGAAAGAGACCGTGACACCACAATAGACTCCATCTCTTTACACTTCCTGATGTTGAGACGCACGAGATTCGGAAAGGCATCCCAAGAGAAGGATGTAGCTGAATCATAGTAGTAAATTATACTCAGTGACTGCAGGGACTTGTGATGCCCATCCATTTCGAGTTCTAATTTTGCGCAACCCGATATTGTCAACTCTTGTAGTGATGCAGGAATACTACTCACTGGAAATGATATGTGGAAGGAGCAATCTGAGATGCATAAAGACGTGAGGCAAGTCAGTTGCATATTCCGAAAGGCCTTAACCACTGGCTCCACTTGATCAATTCCATGAATTGATAGTTTACGCAGTAAAGGAGGTAGCTCGCTAATACTCACTTCTCCGCCACCAACTATGTTTAAAGAGGCCATTGCAGGAGCTATTGGAAGACAACAGCGAAGATCCTTGGAATTGTCAATAGTAAGTGATTGCAAAGATGGTAGATGATAGGGCAAATCTCCTGTCAACATGGGACAGTCACTTAAGGTAAGCTCCGCAAGTCGAGGGAATGCATTGAACTCCATTGAATCCCACTTCACCCAGTCACTAATTGAGCAAAATGTAAGAGTTTCAAGCACTGGAAAGGGTGTCTCCAAACAAGATCCACCCTTGTAAAACTCAGCACCCACAGTTTTCAGActtttaaaatctgaaattgTAAGGTGCTTTAAAGAGGGCAATTGTCCAAATGAAGGAAGCACAGAACATTTATTGCAATGTTGCAGGGTTAGTGTGGTGATGTTGTGGTAGGAAGAATTTTCCAACCAATCTGGAAATGTTGTGCCTCTGTAGCCACTGATCTCTACTTCTTTCAAATTACTGTGAGGTTGTAACTTGTCAAGTATATCTCTTTCAATTTGGGAATCAGCTGCATCCTTCTTTTTGACAGCAAAAGCAAAAACTTCTTCCATACTTTTATGTGACCACCAACTCAACTTCAAAGAGTCAATGCCATCCTTATCGAACATTCTTGCCTCCCAAGCTTCACTGCTGTCGACCACATTCTCCAATTTGTCAATGGAAATTGATTCGCGCAGATTTGCAAGTGCTCCCAGTTCTTTGATCTTGTTCTCTTCATGCTTCCCAATGACAAAGTCGCTTAGAAACTGCAAACTTTTCAATTTGCTCATGCCTTTCGGCATCTTGCGCAAACAAGTTGCTCTAATATCAAGATGCCTTAAATTTACAAGATTTTGCATGCCATCCGGAagcattttcaatttttcacaTCCAATCAGCTTCAAGGTCTGCAAATTGTAAAGATTACCCAAAGACTCGGGCAATGTCACAATGTAGGTTCCAGAGAGATCCAAGTAACGCAAATGAATCAACTCACCTATTGAATCAGGCACTGACTCAAGAGGAAAGCATTTGAACGACAAAGCTCTAAGGCGCTTCAATTTTGACAACAAGATACAAGGTGTGTTTTCCATGTCAAATGGGATATTTGGTGACAAATTGATTTCAAGAAATGTTCTTGTATGTTCTACTCTATCACAAACTCCTACAAGTTTTGAGATTGGATAATTGCCTTTAGCATTATGTGATAAATGACGAGCTTTAATATCAATCTCAACAGCATTTTCATGCTCTTCTGCTCTAAAACAGAATTCTCCAGCATAGATCATTGCCAAATCATGCACAAGATCATGCA
This sequence is a window from Arachis duranensis cultivar V14167 chromosome 2, aradu.V14167.gnm2.J7QH, whole genome shotgun sequence. Protein-coding genes within it:
- the LOC110272417 gene encoding putative disease resistance protein At3g14460 isoform X1, encoding MAAKLDGGAYLTSFVDAILDKLSSILEDDSVLDSVLELLERLQNSLYDAGPVLDDAEQKQFTDKRVKKWLVDLQDALYFADDLLDELSTKAAIAATQGDPGNSSSWSRHVDSYIDDSGVNVIEKIVGKLESLVKRKAKLGLEKSAKLDTSWRIPSTSLVVSSDIFGRDKEKREIIKLLLDDSESPLTLIPIWGMGGIGKTALAQLVYSDAEVVGKFDTRAWVCVAENFNPISLTRTILEKITCSSYKRDDFDSLQTHLKQKLIGKTFLVVLDDVWHDQQDIWEDLLKPFRYGNHGSKILLTTRSEKVASVVATTDLHYQLSLLSNEDCWLVFSKHARLSADSMKNPTLQKVGKDIVKKCDGLPLAAQALGGLLRGNYEVKSWNHILKNEIWKSSNDKIKIVPALRVSYYYLPSCLKKCFVYCSIYPKSYEFDKDELILLWMAENLLQPIGEKSLEEVGDEYFDELFVRSFFQPHSTNEKTFVMHDLVHDLAMIYAGEFCFRAEEHENAVEIDIKARHLSHNAKGNYPISKLVGVCDRVEHTRTFLEINLSPNIPFDMENTPCILLSKLKRLRALSFKCFPLESVPDSIGELIHLRYLDLSGTYIVTLPESLGNLYNLQTLKLIGCEKLKMLPDGMQNLVNLRHLDIRATCLRKMPKGMSKLKSLQFLSDFVIGKHEENKIKELGALANLRESISIDKLENVVDSSEAWEARMFDKDGIDSLKLSWWSHKSMEEVFAFAVKKKDAADSQIERDILDKLQPHSNLKEVEISGYRGTTFPDWLENSSYHNITTLTLQHCNKCSVLPSFGQLPSLKHLTISDFKSLKTVGAEFYKGGSCLETPFPVLETLTFCSISDWVKWDSMEFNAFPRLAELTLSDCPMLTGDLPYHLPSLQSLTIDNSKDLRCCLPIAPAMASLNIVGGGEVSISELPPLLRKLSIHGIDQVEPVVKAFRNMQLTCLTSLCISDCSFHISFPVSSIPASLQELTISGCAKLELEMDGHHKSLQSLSIIYYYDSATSFSWDAFPNLVRLNIRKCKEMESIVVSRSLSCLRSLHISSCQSLKSVSTLWMAAPQLEDLKIVDCPEIELCPTGDGHPHHSLRSLTINYSKLISCAAFMNLQFYGLTHLRILGEYKESVKCLPKEGWLPASLESLRLFNIKSVETLECKGLAHLTSLQRLTIDECPKLENMEGEKLPASLIKLSVYKSPLLGNRCQKKDPQVWPKISHIRAIKVDSRWIW